Proteins encoded by one window of Enterococcus saccharolyticus subsp. saccharolyticus:
- a CDS encoding DUF6630 family protein has protein sequence MELSPDDEADILTAYWLTGYDTVADFGAYIDWKEWSEEIIAQLAPGVRKKGYSIDLNAVPIIEDETTDVFLERLKNYLKQHDYTLAFWDIGGDSYHLYITPKTSFAHLEALGKESFISFFNTYE, from the coding sequence ATGGAATTGTCACCAGATGATGAAGCAGATATTTTAACTGCCTATTGGTTGACAGGTTATGACACAGTAGCTGATTTTGGGGCATATATTGATTGGAAAGAATGGTCAGAAGAAATTATTGCTCAATTAGCACCCGGTGTACGTAAAAAAGGGTATTCCATCGATTTAAATGCAGTGCCGATAATTGAGGACGAAACCACCGATGTTTTTTTAGAACGATTAAAAAATTATCTCAAACAACATGACTATACCTTAGCGTTTTGGGATATTGGTGGCGATAGCTATCATTTGTATATTACTCCTAAAACATCGTTTGCACACTTGGAAGCTTTAGGCAAAGAAAGTTTTATCTCATTTTTTAACACGTATGAATGA
- the msrA gene encoding peptide-methionine (S)-S-oxide reductase MsrA yields the protein MRTEEILPEIYNLILAKGTREGERTQLMLAKDALEQAENPYEAMEKLKVAFRPLALRHNLTPDVMDFYLKMTGESVDTALYDFTKHKSEAAFQERTIFAGGCFWCMVEPFEAKKGIVSVLSGYTGGQIADPTYDQVSSGLTGHVEAVEIIFDTRVISYRELVDLYWQITDPTDALGQFQDRGSQYRPIIFVQTNQQQLAEQTKHEEAIKYKQPIVTEIRPATVFYPAENYHQAFYKKQPKRYKAMKRARQQLLTYQTWKRRLGL from the coding sequence TTGCGTACAGAAGAAATTCTTCCAGAAATTTATAATTTGATTCTGGCAAAAGGAACACGTGAAGGGGAAAGAACGCAACTAATGCTTGCGAAAGATGCCCTAGAACAAGCGGAAAATCCGTACGAAGCAATGGAAAAGTTGAAAGTGGCATTTCGTCCACTTGCTTTACGCCATAACTTGACACCGGATGTCATGGATTTCTATTTGAAAATGACGGGCGAATCAGTGGATACAGCGTTGTATGATTTCACCAAGCATAAAAGTGAAGCGGCGTTTCAAGAACGTACTATTTTTGCCGGCGGTTGTTTTTGGTGTATGGTTGAACCTTTTGAAGCAAAAAAGGGCATTGTTTCTGTATTATCGGGTTATACGGGCGGACAAATAGCCGATCCAACGTATGACCAAGTGAGCAGTGGTTTAACAGGACATGTCGAAGCCGTCGAAATTATTTTTGATACGCGCGTCATTAGTTACCGTGAGCTGGTTGACTTGTATTGGCAAATCACTGATCCAACTGATGCGTTGGGACAATTTCAAGACCGAGGGAGTCAGTATCGTCCGATTATTTTTGTTCAAACAAACCAACAACAACTAGCCGAACAAACCAAACACGAAGAAGCAATCAAATACAAACAACCGATCGTCACTGAAATTCGCCCAGCAACAGTTTTTTATCCAGCTGAAAATTACCATCAAGCATTTTATAAAAAGCAACCCAAACGTTACAAAGCAATGAAACGAGCAAGACAACAATTGCTGACCTATCAAACTTGGAAACGTAGGTTGGGATTGTGA